The Amycolatopsis sp. NBC_01480 genome segment GCCGACCGTGCCGTGGCCCGCCCGGGCCCGCTCGAGGTATTGCTCGGCGATGGTGCGCCACCAGCGCTTGGTGGCCAGGCCGGTGGTGACGTCGGTGCGCGCGTCGCGCTGGAACTGGGTGAGCAGCAGGCCGCGGTGCAGCGCCACCAGCGCGACTACGACGCCCACCAGCACCAGCGGGTTGGCCAGCACCAGCAGCGTGGCGGTGACCAGGCCGAGGCCGATCGCGCCGGCCTCCAGGATCTGGTCGCCGAAGCCGGAGAACAGCTCGCTGACCGACCGCGGGGTGCTCGACAGCGCGATCGCGACCATCACCAGCGCCGTGTTGATCGCCCAGCGCAGCACGGCGGCCAGCGCGATCACGGCGAGGTCGCCGAGGCCGGCGGCGAAACCGGAGTCCGGGATGCCGGGGTAGTGGTGCAGGCCCAGGCCGAGCACGAGCACGGCGGCCTGCGTGCCGCACAGCACGGTCGCGGCGGAGAAGATCCAGCGGTGCGGGAGCACGGGCCGTTCGCGCGGCCAGATCCGCCACCACGCCACCGCGTACGTGAGCACGACCATCGCCGACGCGAGCACGGCGGGCAGCGCGATGACGGCCGCGATGCTCCACACGGCCTTGGTGTCGACGTACGCGACCGTGGGCGCCCGGTTGTACTCGCGCTGACGCTCGATGTGCCGGGTCGCTTCGATGGCGGCGACCGCGCACACGGCGAGCACGCCGAACCGCACGAGATCCTGCCGGCCCACCGGCGCGAGCCACGCGGTGCCCACCGACGCGGCCACCGCGACGACGTTCACCACCAGCACATAGGTGCGGACGCGGGGAGGCAACCGCCAAAGCCGCCAGCCCGTGAACCAGCTGTCCGGCCGGTCTGTTCCTCCGCGCACTCTTCACCTCACCCGGTTGGCTTCCTACCGTAAACGACGAGGGGCAACGCGAGCCGCTCGTAGCCCGGACTATGGGAGCAGGCCGGGCAAGTTCGCCCGGACAGCCCAGTGCCGGCGCGTGGTGGAGGGGAAGTGGCGACTGTGCGTGACGTCGAGCTGCGGTAAACCCTCAGCCGACCTGGGCATCCACTGGATGGGAAAGGAGGTGCCGATCATGCGCGACAACAACTGGACGTAATCGCCGATACCGGCCGTGGTGGAACGAGTGAGAGGAGACGCGCTGTGCGTGACAACAACTGGACCCGCTGAGCCGTGCTGACCAGTCCCTTTACGAACCGGAAGGAGGCAAGCCCGTGCGCGACAACAACTGGACCCGCTGAAGCCCGTTGGCCAATCCCGCGTGAGCCGAGAGGAGGCAAGCCGATGCGCGACAACAACTGGACCCGCTGAATCCCGGAACCAGGCGAAGAAACTTCGGCGGGGAGGTGAAAGGCGTGCGTGACAACAACTGGACCCGATGAGCACAACCGAGCAGAGCACCCGATCCGGTCCGGGGAGGTGAGCGAGACGGCACCCGGGCGTGCGGGCCGGTCAACCGGCCGCGGGTGGCGTGGTTCCGCCGACGGGGCTTCGGCGGGACCACGCCGCGCGTGCCCAGGCCGTGGCGGCGAGCGCGGCGGCCGTCGCCCCGGCGGCCGCCGCCACGCCGACCACGGCGGTCGGCGCGAGTACTTGCGTGAGCGCGCCCGCGGCGGCGATGCCCACGCCCTGCGAGGCGCGCAACGCGGCGATCGCGACTCCGATCACCTGGCCTCGCTGGTCCGCCGGCGCGGCGAGGCTGTACTGCACCTGCGTGATGAGGTCGTGCGCGGAGCACATGCCCGAGAGCGTCCACAGCAGGACGATCGGGACCAGGCCCGGCGACCAGCCCGTCGGCAGCAGCAGGAGGCTGGTCAGCACCGCGAGCGGGCCCAGCAGCCGCATCTGCCGCGCCCGCGGGAGCCGGCTGATCAGCAGCGCGCCCAGCACCGTGCCGACGGGGTTCGCGACGAGCAGCCAGCCCAGCACCCCCGTCCCGCCGAGCTGGGCGGAGATCGGCACCGCCAGCCCTTCGGGGATCACGTAGAACCCGCAGCAGCAGGCGATCGCCAGCAGGGACCGCAGTTTCCGGTCCCGTGCCACCAGCCGGCAGCCGGCCACGAGTGCCGCCCACTGCGACAATCGTTGCGGCGTGGGCGAAATCACCGGTTCGACCGGGTGTGGCCGCAGCCCCCAGCGCAGCGCGAGCGCCGAGACGGCGAACGTCAGCGCGTCCACCCACAGCGCGCCCGCGACCCCGAGCCACGCGACGACCGCTGCGCCCGCGCCGAAGCCGATCACCAGCGCGGCCTGGTAGGTCGAGGAAAGGATCGCCTGGCCGACTGGCAGCCGGTCCGCGCCCAGCAGGTCCGGCAGCACGGCCTGGCGCGCCGCCTGGAACGGGCCCGCCGCCAGCTGGACCACCACGAGCAGCGCCGCGGCGACCGGCCACGGCAGCCCGGGGATCGCCATCACCGCGACGAGCGCGGCCCGCAGCACGTCCGCCACGACCATCACCGACCGTCGCGGGTAACGGTCGGCGAGCCCGCCGAGCGCGCCGCCGAGCAGATCCGGCAGATAGGTGAGCGCGTACGTCAGCGCGGCCCAGCCCGCCGATGCCGTACGGTCGAACACGAGCACCGTCAGTGCCACGCGGGCCAGCTGGTCACCCGCGACGGACAGCACGTGGGCCAGCCACAGCGCCCGGAATTCGGTCACACCGAACACATTCCGGAACGTGGGGGCAGCCGGGCTCATGTGATCAGAGTGTCCTGGTTCGGCCACGTGGAGCAACCCCCGGCAGCTCGGGTGGGTCGTCTGGACCGCCTCTTCCGGGGCGTGAAAAACTTGGTGGTCGCCGCCCGTGAACGCCGCACCGAGGGGTTAGTCCGTTGACCGAGGAGAGCCGGCAAGTCGCCGGTCGCTACCAGCTCGTCGAGCTCATCGGCAGCGGCGCCATGGGCATGGTCTGGCGCGGGGAGGACAAGATCCTCGGCCGTGTGGTCGCGGTCAAGGAACTCCTGATGCCCGTGAACCAGGGCGAGGAGAAGGTCGAGGAGGCCAAGAACCGCGCGATGCGCGAGGCCCGGATCGCCGCGCGGCTCCAGCACCCGAACGCCATCTCGGTGTTCAACGTGGTCGAGCACGAAGACCGGCCCTGGCTGATCATGGAGTACCTGCCTTCGCGCAGCCTTTCCGCGAAGCTGCACGACGACGGCCCGATGACCGTCGACGAGGTCATCCCGGTCGCCGTGCAGCTGGCCGGCGTGCTGGCCGCCGCGCACCGGGCGGGCATCGTGCACCGCGACGTCAAGCCCGGCAACATCCTGCTCGGCGAAGACGGCACGGTGAAGGTGACCGACTTCGGCATCTCCCGCGCGGTCGGCGACGTGACGCTGACGGCCACCGGCGAAATCTCCGGCACACCCGCGTTCCTCGCGCCCGAGGCCGCGCGCGGCGAGGAAGCCACGTTCCCTTCTGACGTCTTCGCGCTCGGCGCCACGCTGTACATGGCCGTGGAGGGTGTGCCGCCGTTCGGCACGGCCGACAACGCGATTGCCTTGCTGTACCGCGTTTCCAGCGGCGAGATCACCCCGCCGAAGCAGGCCGGGCGGCTCGAGCCGCTGCTGCTGAAGCTGCTCGAACTCAAGCCGGAGGACCGGCCGACGATGGCGGAGGTGCTCGTCGAGCTGCGCAGCCTCGACGGCGGCGTCACCCCGGTCGCGACGATTCCCGAGCCGCTGACCCTGCCCCGGACCAAGGCTGTTGAGGTTCCGGCCGCCGCGCCGGCTGCGTCGGCTGTGTCTGATTCGGAGGCAGCCCCGGCGGCTGCGACCGCGCCGGCGCCGCCCGGGCACCCGGGCGTGGACCGAAGACGGCGCTCGATGCTCCTCGCCGGGATCGGCGCGCTGCTCGTGGTCGTCCTGGTCGTGGTGATCGTGCTCGTCAACCGCAACAGCAGCACCGGAAACACCGCCGGCGGCTCGCCGTCGACCACCCCGTCGGCTGCTCCTTCCGCTTCGCCGAGCGCCCCCGTCTCGCCCAGTGCGACGCCCAGCTCGCCCTCGACGCCGCCGACGTCCACCAGCCCACCGGCCTCGTCCAGCGTGACTCCGCCGCAGAACACCGTGCAGGCGCTGGAGAACTACTTCGGTCTGCTCCCGGGGAACACCGAAACGGGATTCACGTTGCTGTCCAAGGGTTTCCTCGCCAAGCGGCAGCAGACCCTGCAGACTTACACGAGCTACTGGAAGGCCTACAGCGCCGTCCGGGTGGCGAACGTGAAGCAGACCGGGCCCGACACGCTGACCGCGGACGTCACCTACGTCAAGCCCGGCGGCAGCAGCGTGACCAACCACCACGTCTACCGGATGGTGCAGGAGGACGGTGTCTGGAAGATCGACACCGAGTCCTGAGCCCCTCAGCGCAGCAGCAGTTCGATCGCCCCGGCCGCGTCGCCCACGACGTGGTCCGGGGCGCCGTCGTCTTCGGGCCAGCGACGCCCGCGGTCGACCCACACCGTGCGCAGGCCCGCGGCGCGGCCGCCGGTGATGTCCGCCGCGGCGGAGTCGCCGACCATCCAGCCGCCCTTGAGCGGGACTTCGCAGCGGCCGGCCGCGATCTCGAACAGCCGCCGATCGGGTTTGCCGACGCCTTCGTGCGCGGAAATCGCCCAGCCGTCGACCATCCCGGCGAGGCCCGTGCAGACGAGGGTCGCCAGCTGCTGCGCGGCGTCGCCGTTGGTGACCACGCCGATCCGCCAGCCCGCGGCGCGCAGCCGGGGCAGGCCGCCGCGCACGCCCGGCGCCATGGGGATCAGCGCGGGATGCCGTTCGTGGAAGTCCTCGAGAAGCTGTGGAACGGTCTCGTGCAGCGCGAACCGTTCGCGGACCGCGGTGAAGAACGCTTCCCTCGGCTCGAGGCCGTCGCGGTCGGCGGCCACCAGCCACTCGGCGTCCTCGTCGCCGAGCCGGTGTTCCGCGCAGAACTCCCAAGCCCACCGGCGGAAGCCCTCCGCCCGGTCGGCGAGGGTGTTGTCGAGGTCGAACAGCACCAGCCGCACGGTGAGAACCCTAGGCCGACTCGCGCCGGACCTGCACGCTGACCAGCGATGAACGACCCGGCCGGCGCACTGGGAGGTCCGCGCGGGAACCTCGTCATCCCGGACGCCGGGGCTGGTTGGTGGCGTGGCTTTTCGGCCTTGGTTGCTCCATTAGGGTGACAGGATCCCGGTTTTTGTCGGGGTTCGATGCGAACATATGTTCGTGACGAGCGAAGGCCCCATCCTCCACGCCGACCTCGACGCGTTCTACGCGTCGGTCGAGCAGCGCGACGATCCCCGGCTCCGCGGCCGCCCGGTGATCGTCGGCGGCGGCGTGGTGCTGGCGGCGAGTTATGAGGCGAAGGCGTGCGGCGTGCGCACCGCGATGGGCGGCGCGCACGCCCGGCGGCTGTGCCCGCAGGCGGTGGTGGTGCCGCCGCGGATGTCGGTGTACAGCGCGGCGAGCAAGGCGGTGTTCGAGGTCTTCCGGGACACCACGCCGATGGTGGAGGGGCTGTCGATCGACGAGGCGTTCCTGGACGTCGGCGGGCTGCTGCGGATCGCGGGCACCCCGTCACGCATCGCGGCGCGGCTGCGCGCGGAGGTGCTGGGCGCGGTCGGCCTGCCGATCACGGTGGGCGTCGCGCGGACGAAGTTCCTGGCGAAGGTCGCGAGCGGCGTCGCGAAGCCGGACGGGCTGCTGGTAGTGCCGCACGACCGTGAGCTGGAGTTCCTGCACCCGCTGCCGGTGGAGCGGTTGTGGGGCGTGGGGAAGGTGACGTCGGCGAAGCTGCGGGACCGGGGCATCCAGACGGTGCGTCAGGTCGCGGCGATGCCGGAGGTGGACCTGATCTCGTTGCTGGGCCGGGGCCCGGGGCTGCACCTGCACGCGCTGGCCCACAACCGCGATCCCCGCCCGGTCCAGGTGGGCCGGCGCCGTCGTTCGATGGGCTCCCAGCGCGCGCTCGGCCGCCGTCGCCGCACGATGGCGGAGCTGGACGAGATCCTGGTGGGCATCGTGGACCGCCTCTCCCGCCGCCTGCGCTCGGCGAAGCGCGTTTGCCGCACGGTGGTCCTGCGCATGCGCTTCGACGACTTCGCCCGCGCCACCCGGTCACGGACGCTGGTGAAGGCGACGGACCACACGGAGACGATCCTGGCCGCGGTCCGGCGGCTGCTGTACGAGTCACAGTCACTGGTGTACGACCGGGGGTTGACGTTGATCGGGGTCTCGTTGTCCAATTTGGACGGAGACGGCGCGGTCCAGCTGGTGCTGCCGTTCGACGCCGCCGACGGTGACGCACTGGACACGACCCTGGACGGGGTGCGGGACCGGTTCGGGGCCGGGGCGGTCACCCGGGCGGCGTTGCTGGGGGCCGAGGCGGGAGTGGAGGTGCCGTTGCTGCCGGACTGAGTGCTGGTGCTGCCGGGCTGGGGCTTGTACCGCCGGGCTGGGGCTTGCGGCCGGGGCGGAGGTGCGGGAGCTGGGGCGAGCCGCGAGGGAGGGCCGGCTGCGCACGCGGTGGAACGGAATGGCGGTGCTGGCAGTCGAAGGGCTGTCGGTCGGCAGTCTGGTGGTCCGCAGTCCGGTGGCCCGCAGTCTGGTGGCCCGCTGGTCCGGTAGTCCAAGATCGGGTCGCCGGTGGTGCGCAACCAGCTGGTGTTCGTCCGATGGCAAAGCGGTATCCCCGAGTTCCGGAAGGACGGGCGGCCTGCCTTGTTGAACGTGCACTTCACCGAAGCGGACCTGGGGAAGGTGGCCGTCGCCGAAGACGCGGACCCGATGTGGGAGCTGCTGATGAGCAGCTACCGGATCCGGCGGCCCGAGGGGGAGCCGTTTTTCGGGCGGTGGCGGCGGGGGTCGCGGTCGGCGATTCCCGATTCGGGGCGGTTGCTGATGTCCGCGGTGCCGCCGTACGGGTACTGCCCGGACTTCCTCACACCGCCGGAGGCCCGCACGGTCGGCGACGGGATCGCGGCGGTGCTCGAGACCCCCGAGCGGGTTCTGGCCGCCGACGTCGCCGAGCTGGTTGCGCAGGGGACTCGCGTTCCGCCGTGGCTGCTCGGGCTCGCCGGTGGCGAGACACGGGAGCTGCGCCGGCTGGGCACCGCGCTGCACGACTACTACCAGCAGTGCGTCGCCCCGCATTGGGTGACGGTCCGCGGGGCTGTCGCCCGTGAGCGCGTGCGGCTGCAGTCGTGCCTGGACCGTGGCGGGCCGCAGCTGCTGCTGTCGACGCTGCATCCCGACGTCACCTGGAATCCGCCGGTGCTGCGGGTGCGCTTCCCGATCGAGCAGGAGCTCCACCTGAACGGGCGCGGGATCCGGCTGCTCCCGACGTTTTTCGCCCACGGGATGCCGACCACGTACAAGGACCCCGGCCGCCCGCCGATCCTGGCCTGCTCGATCAGCCACACCAGCCTCCACAGCGAAGCCGAGCCCGGCCCGTCGCTGGCCGCGCTGCTCGGCCCGACCCGCGCCCGGGTCCTCACCGCGATCGCGATCGGCCGGTGCAACACCAGCGCACTGGCCGAGCTGACCGGCACGCGCCTGTCCACCGCGAGCCAGCACGCGTCGGTGCTGCGCGCCAGCGGGCTGATCGTCAGCACGCGCGCCGGCAAATCCCAGGTCCACGAGATCACCCCGCTGGGACTCGGCCTGATCCAGGCGGGCTAGCGCCGGCTTTTACGACACCGGCGGGCCGGGTGTCAAGGGGCGCTTCGACCTTTCAGCCGAGCATGAAACCAGGATCGGAGCTGCGTTCAGCAAGTAAGGGGATGGCAAACTCTGCTTAGCGCGAGTGAGGAATTCGCAGCTATCGAGATCCCATATTGCTATTTCCGGAGTTGAACGCATGAAGAAAATGACAGTGCTCGGTGCGGTCGTCGCGAGCGCGGCCTTGTCGATCGCGGCCGCCGGAACGGCCGCCGCCTACGCGCCCATCCTCGACAAGAACGTCGAGCTGGTCCTGTTCGGCAGCGGCACCCACGTCAGCTCGGCCACAGTCCACAGCATCCCGGAGCTCCCGGGGCCGGCCGAGTACGAATTCATCTACAGCGCAACGACTTCACCGACGAAGACGTTCACGATGATCTGCGGCGGCAGCTCGACCGGGGGCAGCTGCTCGCACAAGTTCACGGTCAACGCCACCTACGCCAAGGGCGTCGGGATCAAGAGCTGCGGCCAGATCCAGCGGGTCTCCACCGGGCAGGTCTACGGCACCCCCTGCAAGAAGTGGTGACGATTCACGCGGTGTGAAACCACCGGGTGCGCAGGGCGGCGCCGATGGGGTCCGGCTGGGTCTGGGGGCCCGGCCGGGCTCGCGTTGCGCCACGCCGCGCCGTGGCCCGGGTGACCCCACCGGAACACGCTGTAACGAACCGGCGATCTCCGACGACGGATGGGCAGCTGTCTTTTTCCACCTGCCTTCCGAAACGTCAGAGCGGTATCCCCGGGAAGAAATAGGTAAGACATGAACCTGCGAAGACGCCGGCGAAGTATTGCCATTGTGTCCATGGTGGCGGCCGCGGTCGCGATGGTCCTCGTGACGCCCGGTGCGGCACTGGCCGACACCCCGACCAGCGCGATCACCGTCAGCCAGACGGCGCTGCAGCGTGGCGCGACCTTCAC includes the following:
- a CDS encoding GGDEF domain-containing protein, yielding MRGGTDRPDSWFTGWRLWRLPPRVRTYVLVVNVVAVAASVGTAWLAPVGRQDLVRFGVLAVCAVAAIEATRHIERQREYNRAPTVAYVDTKAVWSIAAVIALPAVLASAMVVLTYAVAWWRIWPRERPVLPHRWIFSAATVLCGTQAAVLVLGLGLHHYPGIPDSGFAAGLGDLAVIALAAVLRWAINTALVMVAIALSSTPRSVSELFSGFGDQILEAGAIGLGLVTATLLVLANPLVLVGVVVALVALHRGLLLTQFQRDARTDVTTGLATKRWWRTIAEQYLERARAGHGTVGVLLLDLDHFKAINDTYGHPTGDLVLREIAIALRDEVREQDVCGRWGGEEFAIVVPNVPTMEHLGRLADRIRRRVPRVAVVLPDRDTVISEVTVSIGCAIYPAEHLTGVDDVLVATDTALYRAKQAGRNRVELATG
- a CDS encoding MFS transporter, which codes for MSPAAPTFRNVFGVTEFRALWLAHVLSVAGDQLARVALTVLVFDRTASAGWAALTYALTYLPDLLGGALGGLADRYPRRSVMVVADVLRAALVAVMAIPGLPWPVAAALLVVVQLAAGPFQAARQAVLPDLLGADRLPVGQAILSSTYQAALVIGFGAGAAVVAWLGVAGALWVDALTFAVSALALRWGLRPHPVEPVISPTPQRLSQWAALVAGCRLVARDRKLRSLLAIACCCGFYVIPEGLAVPISAQLGGTGVLGWLLVANPVGTVLGALLISRLPRARQMRLLGPLAVLTSLLLLPTGWSPGLVPIVLLWTLSGMCSAHDLITQVQYSLAAPADQRGQVIGVAIAALRASQGVGIAAAGALTQVLAPTAVVGVAAAAGATAAALAATAWARAAWSRRSPVGGTTPPAAG
- a CDS encoding serine/threonine-protein kinase, yielding MTEESRQVAGRYQLVELIGSGAMGMVWRGEDKILGRVVAVKELLMPVNQGEEKVEEAKNRAMREARIAARLQHPNAISVFNVVEHEDRPWLIMEYLPSRSLSAKLHDDGPMTVDEVIPVAVQLAGVLAAAHRAGIVHRDVKPGNILLGEDGTVKVTDFGISRAVGDVTLTATGEISGTPAFLAPEAARGEEATFPSDVFALGATLYMAVEGVPPFGTADNAIALLYRVSSGEITPPKQAGRLEPLLLKLLELKPEDRPTMAEVLVELRSLDGGVTPVATIPEPLTLPRTKAVEVPAAAPAASAVSDSEAAPAAATAPAPPGHPGVDRRRRSMLLAGIGALLVVVLVVVIVLVNRNSSTGNTAGGSPSTTPSAAPSASPSAPVSPSATPSSPSTPPTSTSPPASSSVTPPQNTVQALENYFGLLPGNTETGFTLLSKGFLAKRQQTLQTYTSYWKAYSAVRVANVKQTGPDTLTADVTYVKPGGSSVTNHHVYRMVQEDGVWKIDTES
- a CDS encoding HAD family hydrolase, which translates into the protein MRLVLFDLDNTLADRAEGFRRWAWEFCAEHRLGDEDAEWLVAADRDGLEPREAFFTAVRERFALHETVPQLLEDFHERHPALIPMAPGVRGGLPRLRAAGWRIGVVTNGDAAQQLATLVCTGLAGMVDGWAISAHEGVGKPDRRLFEIAAGRCEVPLKGGWMVGDSAAADITGGRAAGLRTVWVDRGRRWPEDDGAPDHVVGDAAGAIELLLR
- the dinB gene encoding DNA polymerase IV produces the protein MFVTSEGPILHADLDAFYASVEQRDDPRLRGRPVIVGGGVVLAASYEAKACGVRTAMGGAHARRLCPQAVVVPPRMSVYSAASKAVFEVFRDTTPMVEGLSIDEAFLDVGGLLRIAGTPSRIAARLRAEVLGAVGLPITVGVARTKFLAKVASGVAKPDGLLVVPHDRELEFLHPLPVERLWGVGKVTSAKLRDRGIQTVRQVAAMPEVDLISLLGRGPGLHLHALAHNRDPRPVQVGRRRRSMGSQRALGRRRRTMAELDEILVGIVDRLSRRLRSAKRVCRTVVLRMRFDDFARATRSRTLVKATDHTETILAAVRRLLYESQSLVYDRGLTLIGVSLSNLDGDGAVQLVLPFDAADGDALDTTLDGVRDRFGAGAVTRAALLGAEAGVEVPLLPD
- a CDS encoding ArsR/SmtB family transcription factor → MHFTEADLGKVAVAEDADPMWELLMSSYRIRRPEGEPFFGRWRRGSRSAIPDSGRLLMSAVPPYGYCPDFLTPPEARTVGDGIAAVLETPERVLAADVAELVAQGTRVPPWLLGLAGGETRELRRLGTALHDYYQQCVAPHWVTVRGAVARERVRLQSCLDRGGPQLLLSTLHPDVTWNPPVLRVRFPIEQELHLNGRGIRLLPTFFAHGMPTTYKDPGRPPILACSISHTSLHSEAEPGPSLAALLGPTRARVLTAIAIGRCNTSALAELTGTRLSTASQHASVLRASGLIVSTRAGKSQVHEITPLGLGLIQAG